One Danio aesculapii chromosome 22, fDanAes4.1, whole genome shotgun sequence genomic window carries:
- the sec13 gene encoding protein SEC13 homolog: MVSVMNTVDTSHEDMIHDAQMDYYGTRLATCSSDRSVKIFDVKNGGQILVADLRGHEGPVWQVAWAHPMYGNILASCSYDRKVIIWKEENSTWDKMYEYTGHDSSVNSVCWGPYDFGLILACGSSDGAISVLTCSGDGHWDIKKINNAHTIGCNAVSWAPAVVPGSLIEQPTGQKPNYIKRFVSGGCDNLVKLWKEEDGQWKEDQKLEAHSDWVRDVGWAPSIGLPTSTIASCSQDGRVFIWTCDDPAGNTWTAKLLHKFNDVVWHVSWSITGNILAVSGGDNKVTLWKESVDGQWACISDVNKGQGAVSSITDSQQSEQ; the protein is encoded by the exons ATG GTTTCGGTCATGAACACAGTGGACACCTCCCACGAGGACATGATC cATGATGCTCAGATGGATTATTACGGCACCAGACTGGCCACCTGCTCCTCTGATCGCTCCGTCAAGATCTTCGACGTCAAGAACGGAGGACAGATTCTTGTGGCTGATTTAAGAGG TCATGAGGGTCCGGTGTGGCAGGTGGCCTGGGCTCATCCCATGTACGGCAACATCCTGGCATCCTGCTCCTATGACAGGAAGGTGATCATCTGGAAAGAGGAGAACAGCACCTGGGACAAAATGTATGAATACACAGGCCACGACTCCTCCG TCAATTCGGTTTGCTGGGGCCCTTACGACTTCGGCCTGATTCTGGCCTGCGGCAGCTCAGATGGGGCCATCTCAGTGTTGACCTGCTCTGGAGACGGACACTGGGATATTAAGAAGATCAATAACGCACATACT ATCGGCTGTAATGCAGTGAGCTGGGCCCCAGCTGTTGTCCCAGGGAGTCTTATTGAGCAGCCAACAGGACAGAAGCCCAACTACATCAAGAGATTTGTGTCTGGAGGCTGTGACAATCTGGTCAAGCTGTGGAA GGAAGAAGACGGCCAGTGGAAAGAGGACCAGAAGCTGGAGGCGCACAGTGATTGGGTGAGAGATGTTGGATGGGCTCCTTCTATTGGTCTGCCGACCAGCACAATCGCCAGCTGCTCACAG GATGGTCGCGTGTTCATCTGGACGTGTGATGACCCGGCTGGTAACACCTGGACGGCCAAGCTCCTCCACAAATTCAATGATGTGGTGTGGCACGTGAGCTGGTCCATCACTGGAAACATCCTGGCTGTGTCTGGAGGAGACAACAAG GTGACCCTGTGGAAGGAGTCAGTGGATGGACAGTGGGCTTGTATTAGTGACGTCAACAAAGGCCAGGGGGCCGTGAGCTCCATCACAGACAGCCAACAGAGCGAGCAGTGA